In Dyadobacter sp. NIV53, a single window of DNA contains:
- a CDS encoding TetR/AcrR family transcriptional regulator: MGITERKEREREEMRELILRGAQKLFLENGYEKTSIRGIADAIEYSPATIYLYYKDKNELLLGLHILAFQKMMQEFTVVADIAEPFEKLVALGRQYIKFAIENPELYDLMFIMQAPMEALACKDEMWEDGMKSFDYLRLIIQECMEAGIFKSDREVETVCLTIWSFMHGLITIYLKKRMDMFGDNREMERIQESFKLFVEMIKTTI; encoded by the coding sequence ATGGGAATTACAGAAAGGAAGGAAAGAGAGCGTGAGGAGATGCGTGAATTAATATTAAGAGGAGCGCAGAAATTATTCCTGGAAAATGGCTACGAAAAAACGAGTATCAGAGGCATAGCAGATGCAATTGAGTACAGTCCTGCTACGATTTATCTTTATTATAAGGACAAAAACGAACTGTTGCTGGGATTGCATATTCTTGCGTTTCAAAAAATGATGCAGGAATTCACAGTGGTTGCAGACATAGCCGAACCGTTTGAAAAACTGGTTGCTTTGGGACGTCAATACATAAAATTTGCGATTGAAAATCCGGAATTGTATGACCTGATGTTCATTATGCAGGCGCCTATGGAAGCGCTGGCCTGCAAAGATGAAATGTGGGAAGACGGAATGAAATCATTTGATTATTTGCGACTGATCATTCAGGAGTGTATGGAGGCAGGTATTTTCAAAAGTGATCGCGAAGTTGAAACGGTATGTCTAACTATATGGAGTTTTATGCATGGGCTTATTACAATTTATCTGAAAAAGCGTATGGACATGTTTGGAGATAACCGTGAAATGGAGCGGATTCAGGAATCGTTCAAGTTGTTTGTTGAAATGATTAAGACAA
- a CDS encoding YceI family protein: MAITKWVVDPAHSEVQFKIKHLVISTITGSFKNFEGGATSDLNNFESAEIHFSLDVSSIDTNVGMRDEHLKSADFFDADQFPHITFQSNYFHKVKGDNYKLSGLLTLKGITKPIELDAEYGGTERDAQGNIRIGFEVEGRLSRQEFGLNYMQLTDSGGMLIGEDVKLIANIQLVRHD; encoded by the coding sequence ATGGCAATTACAAAATGGGTTGTAGACCCGGCACATTCCGAAGTTCAGTTCAAGATCAAACATTTAGTGATCTCTACAATTACGGGCTCATTTAAGAACTTTGAAGGCGGTGCTACATCAGACCTGAATAACTTTGAAAGCGCAGAAATTCACTTTTCTCTGGACGTAAGCAGTATTGATACCAACGTAGGAATGAGGGATGAACACTTAAAATCAGCGGATTTTTTTGATGCAGACCAGTTTCCGCATATTACATTTCAATCCAACTATTTTCATAAAGTAAAGGGAGACAATTACAAACTTTCAGGTTTGCTCACATTAAAAGGTATTACCAAACCTATTGAGTTAGATGCCGAATATGGTGGAACCGAAAGAGATGCACAAGGAAATATAAGAATTGGGTTTGAAGTAGAAGGAAGGCTAAGCAGGCAGGAATTCGGGCTCAATTACATGCAACTTACGGATTCCGGCGGTATGCTTATTGGTGAAGATGTAAAATTGATCGCTAATATCCAGCTGGTAAGGCACGATTGA
- a CDS encoding transglutaminase family protein — MKMKGRSVFTYDVYAPTTITTMLRPRRQEGQSIIEEGFDIEPPVAFSEYTDIYGNPCQRTTLPVGKVTITTEVQAQVNKTKPIPSPSPAYVLVGDLPDEVMHYILPSRYCESDLYEINMLAMQIAGNFTPGYDQVEAIRTWIHKNVTYQYGVTDSSTTALDLARNRIGVCRDFTHLAIALCRNLCIPTRMTVGYLDKLKDMDLHAWFDVYIGGAWYTFDSVQEKTEGYRIEIAHGRDAADVAMITQYGNATLQSLHVEVELLEPEPVEQ, encoded by the coding sequence ATGAAGATGAAGGGAAGAAGTGTATTTACGTACGACGTATATGCTCCCACTACTATAACCACAATGCTGCGTCCGCGACGCCAGGAAGGCCAATCCATTATAGAAGAAGGCTTTGATATTGAACCCCCAGTTGCATTTTCTGAATACACAGATATTTACGGCAACCCTTGTCAGCGTACAACTTTACCGGTTGGCAAAGTAACCATTACGACCGAAGTTCAGGCACAGGTCAATAAAACCAAACCCATACCAAGTCCTTCGCCAGCTTATGTACTGGTAGGTGATTTGCCTGACGAAGTGATGCACTACATTCTTCCCAGCAGATATTGCGAATCGGACTTATATGAAATAAATATGCTGGCGATGCAAATTGCCGGAAATTTTACTCCGGGCTACGATCAGGTAGAAGCGATCAGGACCTGGATACACAAAAATGTTACTTATCAGTATGGCGTAACGGATTCAAGTACAACTGCTTTGGATCTGGCGAGAAACCGTATAGGCGTTTGCCGTGATTTTACACACCTGGCAATTGCACTTTGCAGAAACCTTTGTATTCCAACACGTATGACAGTTGGATATCTTGATAAATTAAAAGACATGGACCTGCATGCCTGGTTCGATGTTTACATCGGCGGAGCGTGGTATACTTTTGACTCTGTTCAGGAAAAAACGGAAGGTTACCGCATTGAAATCGCTCATGGCCGCGACGCTGCCGACGTAGCAATGATCACACAATACGGAAATGCTACGTTACAATCCCTGCATGTGGAAGTAGAGCTTCTGGAACCGGAGCCCGTGGAACAGTAA
- the kbl gene encoding glycine C-acetyltransferase: MYGNIQQELQQELDAIKAAGLYKKERIIVTPQAARIATDNGKEVLNFCANNYLGLSSHPDVIKAGIEAIQTHGFGMSSVRFICGTQDIHKELERKTAEFLGTEDCILYAAAFDANGGLFEPLLGENDAIISDELNHASLIDGIRLCKAKRFRYKHNDMNDLEDQLKAAQGSRRILVVTDGVFSMDGTIARLDTICDLSEKYGSMVMIDECHASGFIGKTGRGTHELRNVMGRIDIITGTYGKALGGASGGFTAAKKEIVEILRQRSRPYLFSNTLAPSIVGASIKVLELLSASTALRDKLETNTAYFRKVMTEAGFDILPGEHPIVPIMLYEAKLAQEFAAKLLDEGIYVIGFFYPVVPQGKARIRVQISAGHSQENLEKAVEAFTKIGKQLGVIK, encoded by the coding sequence ATGTACGGAAATATTCAGCAGGAATTGCAACAGGAACTGGACGCGATTAAAGCAGCCGGTTTATATAAAAAAGAACGCATTATAGTAACACCTCAGGCTGCCCGGATCGCTACGGACAACGGTAAAGAAGTACTGAACTTTTGTGCCAATAATTATCTTGGGCTTTCTTCTCACCCTGATGTGATCAAAGCGGGTATTGAAGCCATTCAAACCCACGGATTTGGTATGTCGTCTGTTCGCTTTATCTGCGGGACACAGGATATTCATAAGGAACTGGAACGGAAAACGGCTGAATTCCTGGGCACGGAAGACTGCATTTTATACGCAGCTGCATTCGATGCCAACGGAGGTTTGTTCGAGCCGCTGCTTGGAGAAAACGATGCCATTATTTCCGACGAGCTAAACCATGCTTCCCTCATTGACGGAATTCGTTTGTGTAAGGCAAAACGATTCCGTTACAAGCACAATGATATGAATGACCTGGAAGACCAATTGAAAGCGGCGCAGGGAAGCCGGCGGATACTGGTTGTGACCGATGGCGTTTTTTCAATGGACGGAACGATTGCAAGGTTGGATACGATATGTGACCTGTCTGAAAAATACGGTTCTATGGTTATGATTGATGAATGTCATGCTTCCGGATTTATAGGAAAAACAGGGCGTGGTACACATGAACTCAGGAATGTAATGGGTCGGATTGATATTATTACCGGAACCTACGGAAAAGCACTTGGTGGAGCATCCGGCGGTTTTACGGCAGCAAAAAAAGAGATAGTAGAGATTCTGCGCCAGCGTTCACGGCCTTATTTATTTTCCAATACATTGGCCCCGTCCATTGTAGGGGCTTCTATTAAAGTGTTGGAACTGCTTTCTGCTTCTACTGCTCTTCGTGATAAGCTGGAAACAAATACGGCTTATTTTCGAAAAGTGATGACGGAAGCGGGATTCGATATATTGCCAGGCGAACACCCTATTGTTCCCATTATGTTATACGAAGCAAAATTAGCGCAGGAGTTTGCGGCCAAATTGCTGGACGAAGGAATCTATGTAATCGGGTTTTTCTATCCGGTAGTACCACAGGGAAAAGCAAGGATCCGGGTACAAATTTCAGCTGGACATAGCCAGGAAAATCTTGAAAAAGCGGTAGAAGCTTTCACAAAAATTGGTAAACAACTGGGAGTAATAAAATAA
- a CDS encoding NAD-dependent epimerase/dehydratase family protein, whose translation MKSERILVIGANGQIGSVLVEYLRGIYGENRVIASDLNMPDTKPDYFEKLDATDAAALSAIVAKHKITQVYHLAAILSAKGEENPLQTWYINMQTYFNVLEAARINGVHKIFYPSSIAVFGDHTDDTAEQYSYLDPTTVYGISKAAGENWSNYYFQKYGMDIRSLRYPGIISHQSMPGGGTTDYAVDIYHKAVNGEQFECFLKEDTKLPMIYMSDAMDATVRLMEAAKDQINIRTSYNLAGMSFSPKEIAESIRKIIPDFKISYKPDYRQDIADSWPQQIDDAPARKDWGWRPAYTLDKMTEEMITELRKKYHLVKI comes from the coding sequence ATGAAATCAGAACGTATTTTAGTAATTGGAGCGAATGGGCAGATTGGATCTGTTCTCGTGGAATATTTACGCGGGATTTATGGAGAAAACAGAGTGATTGCGTCTGATCTGAATATGCCCGATACAAAACCGGATTACTTTGAAAAACTGGATGCTACTGATGCAGCTGCCTTATCTGCCATAGTTGCCAAACATAAAATCACGCAGGTCTATCATCTGGCTGCCATTCTCTCTGCAAAAGGGGAAGAGAACCCGTTACAAACCTGGTATATTAATATGCAAACGTATTTTAATGTATTGGAAGCAGCCAGGATAAATGGTGTTCACAAGATATTTTACCCCAGTTCTATTGCCGTTTTTGGTGATCATACAGACGATACAGCTGAACAATATTCTTATCTGGACCCAACTACGGTTTATGGGATCAGTAAAGCGGCAGGGGAAAACTGGTCAAATTATTACTTCCAAAAATACGGAATGGATATTCGTTCGCTGCGTTATCCGGGAATTATAAGTCATCAGTCGATGCCCGGCGGCGGAACGACAGATTATGCCGTAGATATTTATCACAAAGCAGTTAATGGAGAACAGTTTGAGTGTTTTCTGAAAGAAGATACAAAACTCCCGATGATATACATGAGCGATGCCATGGATGCTACGGTAAGGTTAATGGAAGCAGCAAAGGACCAGATCAATATCCGTACGAGCTATAATCTGGCAGGAATGAGTTTTTCTCCGAAAGAAATTGCAGAAAGCATCAGAAAAATTATTCCTGATTTTAAGATCAGTTACAAGCCTGACTACCGCCAGGACATTGCTGATTCATGGCCACAGCAAATTGATGATGCACCTGCACGGAAAGACTGGGGATGGAGGCCGGCTTACACATTGGATAAAATGACGGAAGAAATGATTACAGAACTTCGTAAAAAGTATCATTTGGTCAAAATTTAA
- a CDS encoding Lrp/AsnC family transcriptional regulator, with the protein MEQLDKIDTKILRILQKDAKKTTKEIGTMLNLTISPIYERIRRLESLGFIKQYVAILDKKLINRSVTSICQVSMRYHNEAFIEKFEQEIQNLEEVQECYHMAGQVDFLLKINVGSLDEYHDFVKYKLSKIDNIGVLNSTFVLKEIKHTSEFYI; encoded by the coding sequence ATGGAACAACTGGACAAAATTGATACCAAAATATTACGCATTTTACAAAAAGATGCCAAGAAGACTACAAAAGAAATAGGCACAATGCTGAACCTGACGATCTCACCGATCTATGAAAGGATACGGAGACTGGAAAGTTTAGGATTTATAAAACAATACGTAGCAATTCTGGACAAAAAGCTTATTAACCGCTCAGTAACAAGTATTTGCCAGGTTTCTATGCGTTATCATAATGAGGCCTTTATTGAAAAATTTGAACAGGAAATCCAAAACCTGGAAGAAGTACAGGAATGTTACCATATGGCCGGACAAGTGGATTTTTTGCTAAAAATCAATGTAGGCAGCCTGGACGAATACCATGATTTTGTGAAGTACAAATTATCAAAGATTGATAATATTGGTGTGTTGAACAGTACGTTTGTGCTGAAAGAGATCAAGCATACTTCGGAGTTTTATATCTAA
- a CDS encoding ABC transporter permease: MLKNYFKIAIRSLLKNKLFSFINIFGLALGMSCSLLIWLWVKDEISYNSFYPDLEQIYLVRSGADWKGEKSVGEATPGPWSESIQKEVPEVAAITKITWNSDFLVQVGEKSTKENGIYATQDFFKVFQTPFVAGNASSAISQPTSIAISRKLAEKYFGTSNAVGKTLKLNNASDFTVSSVFENIPQNASVQLDWVVNFKVQEQDWMKTWGNFSFRTFVRLTPQADPLHAEMVIKQVIKKNTPPQFVSFPILQGLRDVYLHGEYENLKPSGGRIEYVRVFSIVAIFILLIACVNFMNLSTARSVKRAKEVGVRKVVGAERKFLIMQFLGESLIVSILAASLAIILVIGLLPAFNEVVQKLITLTAFDPSLWFSVIALILITGMVAGSYPALYLSSLQPIRILKGRLTFTNKGAFLRKGLVVFQFGLSIFLIIGMLVIARQMNYIQTKRLGLDKENVLYISLEGDLYNKLEVFRREILNSQYISAATTTGSMPTNIQGNSGDLDWDGRDKDLVNTVNATFVGYDFAKTMHIQMLDGRDFSQEFAADTANYIINEAAAKMMKMKDPVGKQVKFWMGKGTIVGVMKDFHLSSFHTAIQPLILVNYKGLNTSYMMIRTKPGKTQEAVSHIEKTAREFNPNYPFSYHFMDEDYEKMYRSEMIVNTLIRYFGILAIVISCLGLLGLAAFTAEQRTKEIGIRKVLGANVAGVIALLSKDFVKLIFVSIILASPLAWYAMNTWLKNFVYHIDLSWEIFIIAALISMSVALFTVSFQSIKAALMDPVKSLKFE, from the coding sequence ATGCTCAAAAACTATTTTAAAATCGCGATCCGCAGTTTGTTGAAAAATAAGCTTTTCTCGTTTATCAATATTTTTGGGCTTGCTTTGGGCATGTCGTGTAGTCTTCTGATATGGCTTTGGGTAAAAGATGAAATTTCTTATAACAGCTTTTACCCTGATCTTGAACAAATCTATCTCGTTCGTTCCGGGGCCGACTGGAAAGGCGAAAAAAGTGTTGGAGAAGCTACGCCGGGACCATGGTCGGAGTCCATTCAAAAGGAAGTTCCGGAAGTTGCGGCGATAACCAAAATTACCTGGAATAGTGATTTCCTTGTCCAGGTCGGAGAAAAATCAACGAAAGAAAATGGAATATATGCCACTCAGGACTTCTTTAAAGTATTTCAAACCCCATTTGTAGCAGGAAATGCCAGCTCAGCCATCAGTCAGCCAACATCCATAGCCATCTCCCGTAAACTCGCTGAGAAGTACTTTGGTACATCAAATGCCGTTGGCAAAACACTCAAACTAAATAATGCAAGTGATTTTACAGTAAGTTCCGTTTTTGAGAATATACCTCAAAACGCATCCGTTCAGCTGGACTGGGTTGTTAACTTCAAAGTGCAGGAACAGGACTGGATGAAAACCTGGGGAAATTTCAGTTTCAGAACCTTTGTCAGGCTCACACCGCAGGCGGATCCCTTGCATGCGGAAATGGTTATTAAGCAGGTAATTAAGAAGAATACCCCGCCTCAGTTTGTAAGTTTTCCCATTCTTCAGGGATTAAGAGATGTTTACCTGCACGGGGAATATGAAAATCTGAAACCTTCCGGCGGACGCATTGAATATGTACGTGTATTTTCCATAGTAGCTATATTTATTCTGCTGATCGCTTGTGTTAATTTTATGAATTTGTCTACTGCACGTTCCGTCAAAAGAGCGAAAGAGGTAGGTGTGAGAAAAGTAGTAGGTGCGGAAAGGAAATTTTTGATCATGCAATTTTTGGGTGAATCTCTGATTGTAAGCATACTGGCGGCTTCATTGGCCATTATACTTGTTATTGGTTTATTACCTGCATTCAACGAAGTCGTACAAAAACTGATCACCCTTACCGCATTTGATCCGTCTCTGTGGTTTTCTGTCATTGCTTTAATACTCATTACTGGAATGGTTGCGGGCAGTTACCCGGCTTTGTATCTGTCTTCCTTGCAGCCTATCAGAATTTTGAAAGGAAGATTAACTTTTACGAACAAAGGTGCATTTCTGAGAAAAGGCCTTGTGGTTTTTCAGTTCGGATTATCAATTTTTCTGATTATTGGCATGCTCGTGATTGCCCGCCAAATGAATTACATTCAGACAAAACGTCTTGGTCTGGATAAGGAAAACGTTCTGTATATTTCTCTTGAAGGCGATTTGTATAACAAGCTGGAAGTTTTTCGTCGGGAAATACTGAATTCACAGTACATTTCTGCTGCTACAACAACAGGTTCCATGCCAACCAATATTCAGGGCAATTCGGGTGATCTGGACTGGGATGGCCGGGATAAAGATCTGGTCAATACGGTCAATGCTACTTTTGTGGGTTATGATTTTGCCAAAACCATGCATATTCAAATGCTGGACGGTCGGGATTTCTCACAGGAATTTGCAGCTGATACTGCCAATTATATCATTAACGAGGCTGCTGCAAAAATGATGAAAATGAAAGACCCGGTGGGAAAACAGGTGAAATTCTGGATGGGAAAAGGAACGATTGTCGGCGTAATGAAAGATTTCCACCTCAGTTCATTTCATACAGCAATCCAGCCGCTAATCCTGGTCAATTATAAAGGCCTGAACACTTCATATATGATGATCAGGACAAAGCCTGGAAAAACACAGGAAGCGGTATCACACATTGAGAAAACAGCGCGTGAGTTCAATCCGAATTATCCTTTTTCCTATCATTTTATGGATGAAGATTATGAGAAGATGTATCGTTCAGAAATGATCGTTAATACATTGATCAGGTATTTTGGAATTCTGGCTATTGTTATTTCCTGTCTGGGGTTATTGGGCCTGGCTGCATTTACTGCTGAACAGCGGACCAAAGAAATCGGAATCAGAAAAGTGCTGGGTGCTAATGTAGCCGGTGTTATCGCATTACTCTCAAAAGATTTTGTGAAACTGATTTTTGTATCCATCATTCTAGCCTCTCCATTAGCCTGGTATGCAATGAATACCTGGCTGAAAAACTTTGTTTATCATATTGATCTCTCATGGGAGATCTTTATAATTGCGGCTCTTATCTCAATGAGTGTAGCACTTTTTACGGTGAGTTTCCAAAGTATCAAAGCTGCTCTGATGGATCCTGTAAAATCATTGAAATTTGAATAG
- a CDS encoding DUF4249 domain-containing protein, with the protein MVFGCIQPFSPPEINSPIQFLVVDGFLNIGSDTSKVELRYTQNTNDFSSYISETGARVSVASENGETYDFTEAGNGVYFLPPANMSGTVKYHLVVKTLNGKEYVSNDVAVITTPPIDSLGYRYDAGRDAVVISVNTHDPKNNTRFYRWKFEETFQYRAAYYSTLIVDVINKTLVFRKDDINLCWKTNKSTNIMLGSTIKLSADEIRDLPLNVVPVNTNKFYIKYSILVKQYGLSQEAFEYWTDLAKTTQGTGSLFDPQPSQVTGNIKNTTDAKELVFGYFSASTVAAKRIFMTPGLGSYPRCDPPDTLTIGEAISSPGAMLISYTGDRSEKVLSTSTGCADCRTQGGTTTKPPFWE; encoded by the coding sequence TTGGTATTTGGCTGTATACAACCATTTTCTCCACCTGAAATCAATTCACCCATTCAATTTCTGGTTGTAGATGGTTTTCTGAATATAGGCAGCGATACCAGTAAAGTTGAGCTGAGATACACACAAAATACCAATGATTTTTCATCATACATATCTGAAACCGGTGCCAGAGTATCAGTAGCAAGTGAAAACGGGGAAACGTATGATTTTACTGAAGCAGGAAACGGGGTATATTTCCTTCCTCCGGCAAATATGAGTGGAACCGTAAAATATCATCTGGTTGTTAAAACTTTGAATGGCAAGGAATATGTATCAAATGACGTAGCAGTAATTACAACACCTCCTATTGACAGCCTTGGCTATCGCTACGATGCTGGCCGTGATGCGGTGGTAATTAGTGTAAATACACACGATCCGAAGAATAATACACGGTTTTACAGATGGAAATTTGAAGAAACGTTTCAGTACCGGGCGGCTTATTACTCAACTTTGATAGTCGATGTTATAAATAAAACACTGGTTTTCAGAAAAGATGATATTAATCTGTGTTGGAAAACAAATAAGTCGACCAACATTATGCTGGGTTCTACCATCAAATTAAGCGCTGATGAAATCAGGGATCTTCCACTTAATGTCGTGCCTGTAAATACCAATAAATTTTACATTAAATACAGCATTCTGGTGAAGCAGTATGGCCTGTCACAGGAAGCATTTGAGTATTGGACTGATCTGGCAAAAACTACGCAGGGAACAGGTAGCTTGTTTGATCCGCAACCTTCACAGGTAACCGGCAACATTAAAAATACGACTGATGCAAAAGAACTGGTATTTGGGTATTTCAGTGCTTCAACAGTAGCTGCAAAAAGAATTTTCATGACTCCCGGATTGGGTAGCTATCCCAGGTGCGATCCTCCGGATACTCTGACGATAGGAGAGGCAATAAGTAGTCCCGGTGCAATGCTCATAAGTTATACCGGAGACCGGTCAGAGAAAGTTTTGAGCACTTCAACCGGTTGTGCGGATTGTCGTACACAAGGTGGAACCACGACTAAACCTCCTTTTTGGGAATAA
- a CDS encoding DUF4249 domain-containing protein: MKYYLLKISFFALILLVDSCIQPFSPPEVNSPYSYLVVDGFLNVGRDTSRITLRRTQNTNDFTNPVVESGAKLTVESETGGQYFFSEENNGQYVLLPDQFSDSDQYRLRIITSGGQEYLSEYVGVSKTPPIDSIGYKVDLGREAAVFYVNTHDPQNNTRFYRWKFEETWEYRAAHYSGLEVVNEEVVPRRDNINICWQKSLSTNILLGSTVKLSSDIIKDLPLNIVAISTNKLYFKYSILIKQYGLSQQAFEYWTDLAKTTQGTGTLFDPQPSQITGNIRSTTNLDDLVFGYFSASTETQKRIVIAPGVGSYPRCMDPDTIPIKCSDQVSECGLKTSQLLLQTYGRRSDSVFVVAPSCADCRLQGGTTTRPPYM, from the coding sequence ATGAAATACTATTTGCTGAAAATTAGTTTTTTTGCTTTGATACTTCTCGTGGATAGCTGCATACAGCCATTTTCCCCGCCGGAAGTAAATTCGCCATATTCTTATCTGGTTGTGGATGGCTTCCTGAATGTCGGGCGGGATACGAGCAGGATTACGCTGAGAAGGACTCAGAACACAAATGATTTTACAAATCCCGTTGTGGAATCAGGCGCGAAACTTACCGTGGAAAGTGAAACAGGCGGACAGTATTTTTTTAGTGAGGAAAACAACGGGCAATATGTTTTACTTCCTGATCAGTTTAGCGACTCTGACCAATATCGCTTGCGGATCATTACTTCGGGTGGACAGGAATACCTTTCGGAATATGTAGGCGTATCCAAAACACCGCCTATCGACAGTATTGGTTATAAAGTTGATCTGGGCCGCGAAGCTGCCGTATTTTATGTAAATACACACGATCCTCAGAATAATACACGGTTTTACCGCTGGAAATTTGAAGAAACCTGGGAATACCGCGCAGCTCATTATTCAGGTCTTGAAGTAGTTAATGAAGAAGTTGTACCAAGAAGGGACAATATTAATATATGCTGGCAAAAATCGCTGTCGACCAATATTTTGCTTGGCTCTACGGTAAAACTGAGCAGTGATATTATCAAGGATCTTCCGCTAAACATAGTTGCTATATCTACAAATAAACTCTATTTCAAATACAGCATTCTTATAAAACAATACGGATTGTCCCAGCAGGCATTTGAATACTGGACTGATTTGGCCAAAACCACGCAGGGTACGGGAACATTGTTTGATCCTCAGCCATCACAAATTACTGGTAATATAAGGAGTACAACGAACTTAGACGATCTGGTTTTTGGGTATTTCAGTGCGTCTACCGAAACACAAAAACGAATTGTGATTGCGCCGGGAGTAGGAAGTTATCCACGATGTATGGACCCGGATACGATACCTATAAAATGTTCTGATCAGGTTTCTGAATGTGGTCTGAAAACTTCACAATTGCTTTTGCAAACTTATGGAAGGCGGTCTGATTCTGTATTTGTTGTTGCTCCTTCCTGTGCGGACTGCCGTTTACAGGGTGGCACTACTACCAGGCCGCCCTATATGTAA